One region of Gossypium raimondii isolate GPD5lz chromosome 6, ASM2569854v1, whole genome shotgun sequence genomic DNA includes:
- the LOC105771700 gene encoding inositol transporter 4 isoform X2, translating to MVEGGIAKPDKTKFSQCWKTTWKTPYIMRLSLSAGIGGLLFGYDTGVISGALLYIREDFQQVEKKTWLQEVIVSMAVAGAIFGAAFGGWINDSFGRKPSILVADILFFVGAIVMALAPAPWMIIIGRIFVGLGVGMASMTAPLYISEASPARIRGALVSTNGLLITGGQFLSYLINLAFTHNKVEEARSILEKIYPANEVESELIALRNSVEAEKADEQAIGDNFIAKMKGALSNVVVRRGLYAGVTVQVAQQFSGINTVMYYSPTIVQFAGFASNKTALALSLVTSGLNAVGSIVSMAFVDRYGRRRMMIVSMFGIISCLVILSIVFFQAASHAPKISQLESTHFATNATCPSFLSASNPTSWNCMSCLKAECAFCANGANEYSPGACLAKTSDLETLCHGQHRTWFKDGCPSKFGFLAVVFLGLYIISYSPGMGTVPWIVNSEIYPLKYRGIGGGIAAVFNWVCNLIVSLTFLTLTKALGSSGTFLLFAGYCVIGLVFIYWFVPETKGLQFEEVEKMLKSGYKPLAFKTKSTRGENQSA from the exons ATGGTGGAAGGTGGTATAGCGAAACCCGACAAAACAAAGTTCAGCCAGTGCTGGAAAACGACATGGAAGACTCCTTATATCATGCGCCTTTCACTTTCGGCTGGGATTGGTGGGCTTCTCTTTGGTTACGATACAG GGGTTATTTCTGGTGCACTGCTTTATATTCGTGAGGATTTTCAACAAGTTGAAAAGAAAACATGGCTACAG GAAGTGATCGTGAGTATGGCTGTAGCAGGGGCCATTTTCGGTGCTGCATTTGGAGGATGGATAAACGACAGTTTCGGCAGAAAACCGTCGATTTTGGTAGCCGATATTCTCTTTTTCGTAGGTGCCATAGTCATGGCTCTGGCCCCAGCTCCATGGATGATCATTATTGGGAGAATTTTTGTTGGCTTAGGAGTTGGAATGGCTTCAATGACTGCACCTCTTTATATCTCTGAAGCTTCCCCTGCTAGAATCCGAGGTGCACTTGTTAGCACCAATGGTTTGCTTATTACAGGGGGACAGTTCCTGTCTTACCTAATCAATTTGGCCTTCACTCAT AATAAAGTAGAAGAGGCGAGGTCCATCCTAGAGAAGATTTATCCTGCTAATGAAGTCGAATCCGAATTGATTGCTCTTAGAAACTCCGTTGAAGCAGAGAAAGCTGATGAACAAGCCATTGGGGATAATTTCATAGCAAAAATGAAAGGGGCTTTAAGCAATGTTGTTGTGCGAAGGGGACTCTATGCTGGGGTGACGGTTCAAGTTGCTCAGCAGTTTTCGGGCATCAATACCGTTATGTATTACAGCCCGACAATAGTTCAGTTTGCCGGATTTGCTTCAAACAAGACAGCATTGGCGCTTTCTCTCGTCACATCTGGGCTCAATGCTGTTGGCTCCATTGTTAGTATGGCTTTCGTCGACAGATATGGGAGGAGGAGAATGATGATCGTCTCAATGTTTGGTATCATTTCTTGCCTAGTGATTTTATCGATTGTGTTCTTCCAAGCAGCCAGTCATGCTCCCAAAATTAGCCAACTCGAGTCTACCCATTTCGCTACAAATGCTACATGTCCTAGTTTCCTTTCCGCCTCTAATCCAACATCATGGAACTGTATGTCTTGTTTGAAGGCGGAGTGTGCTTTTTGTGCCAATGGTGCAAATGAA TATTCTCCAGGAGCATGCTTGGCAAAGACATCAGATCTAGAAACCTTATGTCATGGACAACATCGTACTTGGTTCAAGGATGGTTGCCCGAGCAAATTTGGGTTTTTGGCTGTTGTCTTCCTAGGACTGTACATCATTTCCTACTCGCCTGGAATGGGAACTGTCCCATGGATTGTTAACTCTGAGATTTACCCATTGAAATACAGAGGAATCGGTGGAGGGATAGCTGCAGTTTTCAATTGGGTCTGCAATCTTATTGTTAGCCTCACATTTTTAACCCTAACCAAAGCTCTGGGTTCCTCTGGCACATTCCTCCTCTTCGCTGGCTATTGTGTGATTGGACTTGTTTTCATCTACTGGTTCGTACCTGAAACCAAAGGGCTGCAATTTGAGGAAGTGGAGAAGATGCTAAAGTCTGGTTATAAGCCATTAGCATTCAAGACAAAGTCAACGAGGGGTGAGAACCAGTCTGCCTAA
- the LOC105771700 gene encoding inositol transporter 4 isoform X1, which yields MVEGGIAKPDKTKFSQCWKTTWKTPYIMRLSLSAGIGGLLFGYDTGVISGALLYIREDFQQVEKKTWLQEVIVSMAVAGAIFGAAFGGWINDSFGRKPSILVADILFFVGAIVMALAPAPWMIIIGRIFVGLGVGMASMTAPLYISEASPARIRGALVSTNGLLITGGQFLSYLINLAFTHAPGTWRWMLGVAGLPAVVQFFFMLSLPESPRWLYRRNKVEEARSILEKIYPANEVESELIALRNSVEAEKADEQAIGDNFIAKMKGALSNVVVRRGLYAGVTVQVAQQFSGINTVMYYSPTIVQFAGFASNKTALALSLVTSGLNAVGSIVSMAFVDRYGRRRMMIVSMFGIISCLVILSIVFFQAASHAPKISQLESTHFATNATCPSFLSASNPTSWNCMSCLKAECAFCANGANEYSPGACLAKTSDLETLCHGQHRTWFKDGCPSKFGFLAVVFLGLYIISYSPGMGTVPWIVNSEIYPLKYRGIGGGIAAVFNWVCNLIVSLTFLTLTKALGSSGTFLLFAGYCVIGLVFIYWFVPETKGLQFEEVEKMLKSGYKPLAFKTKSTRGENQSA from the exons ATGGTGGAAGGTGGTATAGCGAAACCCGACAAAACAAAGTTCAGCCAGTGCTGGAAAACGACATGGAAGACTCCTTATATCATGCGCCTTTCACTTTCGGCTGGGATTGGTGGGCTTCTCTTTGGTTACGATACAG GGGTTATTTCTGGTGCACTGCTTTATATTCGTGAGGATTTTCAACAAGTTGAAAAGAAAACATGGCTACAG GAAGTGATCGTGAGTATGGCTGTAGCAGGGGCCATTTTCGGTGCTGCATTTGGAGGATGGATAAACGACAGTTTCGGCAGAAAACCGTCGATTTTGGTAGCCGATATTCTCTTTTTCGTAGGTGCCATAGTCATGGCTCTGGCCCCAGCTCCATGGATGATCATTATTGGGAGAATTTTTGTTGGCTTAGGAGTTGGAATGGCTTCAATGACTGCACCTCTTTATATCTCTGAAGCTTCCCCTGCTAGAATCCGAGGTGCACTTGTTAGCACCAATGGTTTGCTTATTACAGGGGGACAGTTCCTGTCTTACCTAATCAATTTGGCCTTCACTCAT GCTCCGGGAACCTGGCGTTGGATGCTCGGGGTTGCCGGACTGCCTGCTGTggttcagtttttttttatgttatcacTCCCTGAGTCTCCTAGATGGCTTTACCGACGG AATAAAGTAGAAGAGGCGAGGTCCATCCTAGAGAAGATTTATCCTGCTAATGAAGTCGAATCCGAATTGATTGCTCTTAGAAACTCCGTTGAAGCAGAGAAAGCTGATGAACAAGCCATTGGGGATAATTTCATAGCAAAAATGAAAGGGGCTTTAAGCAATGTTGTTGTGCGAAGGGGACTCTATGCTGGGGTGACGGTTCAAGTTGCTCAGCAGTTTTCGGGCATCAATACCGTTATGTATTACAGCCCGACAATAGTTCAGTTTGCCGGATTTGCTTCAAACAAGACAGCATTGGCGCTTTCTCTCGTCACATCTGGGCTCAATGCTGTTGGCTCCATTGTTAGTATGGCTTTCGTCGACAGATATGGGAGGAGGAGAATGATGATCGTCTCAATGTTTGGTATCATTTCTTGCCTAGTGATTTTATCGATTGTGTTCTTCCAAGCAGCCAGTCATGCTCCCAAAATTAGCCAACTCGAGTCTACCCATTTCGCTACAAATGCTACATGTCCTAGTTTCCTTTCCGCCTCTAATCCAACATCATGGAACTGTATGTCTTGTTTGAAGGCGGAGTGTGCTTTTTGTGCCAATGGTGCAAATGAA TATTCTCCAGGAGCATGCTTGGCAAAGACATCAGATCTAGAAACCTTATGTCATGGACAACATCGTACTTGGTTCAAGGATGGTTGCCCGAGCAAATTTGGGTTTTTGGCTGTTGTCTTCCTAGGACTGTACATCATTTCCTACTCGCCTGGAATGGGAACTGTCCCATGGATTGTTAACTCTGAGATTTACCCATTGAAATACAGAGGAATCGGTGGAGGGATAGCTGCAGTTTTCAATTGGGTCTGCAATCTTATTGTTAGCCTCACATTTTTAACCCTAACCAAAGCTCTGGGTTCCTCTGGCACATTCCTCCTCTTCGCTGGCTATTGTGTGATTGGACTTGTTTTCATCTACTGGTTCGTACCTGAAACCAAAGGGCTGCAATTTGAGGAAGTGGAGAAGATGCTAAAGTCTGGTTATAAGCCATTAGCATTCAAGACAAAGTCAACGAGGGGTGAGAACCAGTCTGCCTAA
- the LOC105771700 gene encoding inositol transporter 4 isoform X3 — MAVAGAIFGAAFGGWINDSFGRKPSILVADILFFVGAIVMALAPAPWMIIIGRIFVGLGVGMASMTAPLYISEASPARIRGALVSTNGLLITGGQFLSYLINLAFTHAPGTWRWMLGVAGLPAVVQFFFMLSLPESPRWLYRRNKVEEARSILEKIYPANEVESELIALRNSVEAEKADEQAIGDNFIAKMKGALSNVVVRRGLYAGVTVQVAQQFSGINTVMYYSPTIVQFAGFASNKTALALSLVTSGLNAVGSIVSMAFVDRYGRRRMMIVSMFGIISCLVILSIVFFQAASHAPKISQLESTHFATNATCPSFLSASNPTSWNCMSCLKAECAFCANGANEYSPGACLAKTSDLETLCHGQHRTWFKDGCPSKFGFLAVVFLGLYIISYSPGMGTVPWIVNSEIYPLKYRGIGGGIAAVFNWVCNLIVSLTFLTLTKALGSSGTFLLFAGYCVIGLVFIYWFVPETKGLQFEEVEKMLKSGYKPLAFKTKSTRGENQSA; from the exons ATGGCTGTAGCAGGGGCCATTTTCGGTGCTGCATTTGGAGGATGGATAAACGACAGTTTCGGCAGAAAACCGTCGATTTTGGTAGCCGATATTCTCTTTTTCGTAGGTGCCATAGTCATGGCTCTGGCCCCAGCTCCATGGATGATCATTATTGGGAGAATTTTTGTTGGCTTAGGAGTTGGAATGGCTTCAATGACTGCACCTCTTTATATCTCTGAAGCTTCCCCTGCTAGAATCCGAGGTGCACTTGTTAGCACCAATGGTTTGCTTATTACAGGGGGACAGTTCCTGTCTTACCTAATCAATTTGGCCTTCACTCAT GCTCCGGGAACCTGGCGTTGGATGCTCGGGGTTGCCGGACTGCCTGCTGTggttcagtttttttttatgttatcacTCCCTGAGTCTCCTAGATGGCTTTACCGACGG AATAAAGTAGAAGAGGCGAGGTCCATCCTAGAGAAGATTTATCCTGCTAATGAAGTCGAATCCGAATTGATTGCTCTTAGAAACTCCGTTGAAGCAGAGAAAGCTGATGAACAAGCCATTGGGGATAATTTCATAGCAAAAATGAAAGGGGCTTTAAGCAATGTTGTTGTGCGAAGGGGACTCTATGCTGGGGTGACGGTTCAAGTTGCTCAGCAGTTTTCGGGCATCAATACCGTTATGTATTACAGCCCGACAATAGTTCAGTTTGCCGGATTTGCTTCAAACAAGACAGCATTGGCGCTTTCTCTCGTCACATCTGGGCTCAATGCTGTTGGCTCCATTGTTAGTATGGCTTTCGTCGACAGATATGGGAGGAGGAGAATGATGATCGTCTCAATGTTTGGTATCATTTCTTGCCTAGTGATTTTATCGATTGTGTTCTTCCAAGCAGCCAGTCATGCTCCCAAAATTAGCCAACTCGAGTCTACCCATTTCGCTACAAATGCTACATGTCCTAGTTTCCTTTCCGCCTCTAATCCAACATCATGGAACTGTATGTCTTGTTTGAAGGCGGAGTGTGCTTTTTGTGCCAATGGTGCAAATGAA TATTCTCCAGGAGCATGCTTGGCAAAGACATCAGATCTAGAAACCTTATGTCATGGACAACATCGTACTTGGTTCAAGGATGGTTGCCCGAGCAAATTTGGGTTTTTGGCTGTTGTCTTCCTAGGACTGTACATCATTTCCTACTCGCCTGGAATGGGAACTGTCCCATGGATTGTTAACTCTGAGATTTACCCATTGAAATACAGAGGAATCGGTGGAGGGATAGCTGCAGTTTTCAATTGGGTCTGCAATCTTATTGTTAGCCTCACATTTTTAACCCTAACCAAAGCTCTGGGTTCCTCTGGCACATTCCTCCTCTTCGCTGGCTATTGTGTGATTGGACTTGTTTTCATCTACTGGTTCGTACCTGAAACCAAAGGGCTGCAATTTGAGGAAGTGGAGAAGATGCTAAAGTCTGGTTATAAGCCATTAGCATTCAAGACAAAGTCAACGAGGGGTGAGAACCAGTCTGCCTAA
- the LOC105771704 gene encoding F-box protein CPR1, producing MSKVPMDVVTDIFHRLPVKTLLRFRSLSKPYCSLIDDPDFTNAHLDRSIKTRSNLNIILKGLHLYSVEFDALDNAVPIDYPLSSGAGTEAFGSCNGILAFRLTDKNLALYNPSTRQFRRLPVSEIDPPPGDSCKSGYIFYGFGQDVKTNDYKVVRMVQFNKSDDEDDEGIFYDYEVKVYSLKNDSWRKITKLPPYLRFMFQFFYHLLHRRGYGVLAGGVLHWVMPPRIELGPRNRIVGFDLGNEEFIEVPQPECADKNYLLDVAALEGRLCAVCNYDQEKIDVWTMKEYGVKQSWTKLISIQRTRTITTLTFLKPLAYSKQLDKVLVEINSQKFAWYDLQKKKMRSVKIGGSPGTFGAEVYIGSLIQIEDLKRLEIEKQNEQDELKNRNRKKRDDFLSKGFKLVL from the exons ATGTCTAAGGTTCCCATGGATGTGGTCACCGATATCTTCCATCGCCTCCCCGTCAAGACTCTCCTGCGTTTCAGGTCCCTTTCTAAACCCTACTGCTCTCTCATAGACGACCCTGATTTCACCAATGCCCACCTCGATCGTTCCATCAAAACCAGATCCAATCTCAACATCATCCTCAAAGGTTTGCATCTCTATTCCGTGGAATTCGATGCTCTGGATAACGCCGTTCCCATCGACTACCCTTTGAGTAGTGGAGCTGGGACTGAAGCCTTTGGTTCCTGTAATGGAATCCTTGCATTCCGTCTCACCGATAAAAACCTCGCCTTGTATAATCCCTCCACGAGGCAGTTCCGTCGACTGCCTGTTTCCGAGATTGACCCCCCTCCAGGTGATTCTTGTAAATCTGGGTATATCTTTTATGGGTTCGGGCAGGATGTTAAAACCAATGATTACAAGGTCGTGAGGATGGTGCAGTTCAATAAAAGTGACGATGAGGATGATGAAGGTATATTTTACGACTACGAGGTTAAGGTTTATAGTTTAAAGAATGATTCTTGGAGGAAAATCACTAAGCTCCCTCCGTATCTTAGGTTTATGTTTCAATTTTTCTACCATCTATTGCATAGGCGAGGCTATGGTGTGCTTGCTGGTGGGGTTTTACATTGGGTGATGCCTCCACGAATTGAATTGGGACCGAGGAATAGGATTGTGGGTTTTGATCTTGGAAACGAGGAGTTCATTGAAGTGCCTCAACCTGAATGTGCCGATAAGAACTATCTGTTGGATGTGGCAGCCCTGGAAGGGCGCCTATGTGCTGTTTGTAATTATGACCAAGAGAAAATTGATGTTTGGACTATGAAGGAATATGGAGTAAAACAATCTTGGACTAAGTTGATTTCCATTCAAAGAACTAGAACCATTACCACACTAACGTTTTTAAAGCCATTAGCTTATTCCAAGCAGCTTGATAAGGTTTTGGTGGAGATTAATAGCCAAAAGTTTGCCTGGTATGATTTGCAAAAGAAGAAGATGCGAAGTGTGAAGATTGGTGGTAGTCCAGGTACATTTGGTGCAGAGGTTTATATAGGAAGCCTCATTCAAATAGAAGACCTTAAAAGATTGGAAATTGAGAAGCAAAATGAACAAGATGAACTGAAAAACAGAAATCGAAAGAAGAG GGATGATTTCCTTTCGAAAGGATTCAAATTGGTcttataa